Proteins found in one Quercus robur chromosome 2, dhQueRobu3.1, whole genome shotgun sequence genomic segment:
- the LOC126696930 gene encoding uncharacterized protein LOC126696930 yields the protein MELKRKPPTSLLDLLEGQPGKGAQGTPQSNVPSPPPQPQTIQARSSSTKSQPQSPRPKLPAPPQSALPPRPEPTDSKRKRSPKGKEPMGGGKSQSSKERDEAPRVKQLKIGHQSKGKETEAQSAQSKGKGTEAQSSPSAWLPAPMLHGGPLLETASMRDLGDGEGGYVADALGRTMLLPTDVDELKKMRIQEVFLSMKRYLGMALQATHRMEEEVNKQSKATENERSKRICAARTLKTSEDDLAKAKETLKEAIRERDSTSAGLDGAQKQAEEQTKRLLEAEDQFQIAKKQISDLTKRLIMAENAKGVAEYARDEAVRAKQEVEFARNEAEAAKDQAEDEGYNTGEEALKRAGVDASCDLWKAESIFYPPAILEVASASSQAVSNQHEAGVTQLEVAQTSVPPGESLKGGELHDVIEAPGSIDPEVPKEDAEPTVNAQIPDADEPALLAQPLQAIPLTKVPKSTDTDPAQPSPKGTVIQGVEANPVRPSQDVADIELKK from the exons ATGGAACTTAAGAGAAAGCCTCCAACCAGCTTACTCGACCTCCTCGAGGGTCAACCGGGGAAGGGTGCGCAAGGGACACCGCAGTCTAATGTTCCATCTCCACCACCTCAGCCCCAGACCATCCAGGCCAGGTCATCCTCCACCAAGTCGCAGCCACAATCTCCTCgccccaaacttcctgctcctCCTCAATCAGCTCTGCCTCCCCGGCCGGAGCCTACTgactcaaagagaaagaggagtcccAAGGGTAAGGAACCTATGGGCGGGGGAAAATCTCAATCTTCTAAGGAGAGGGATGAAGCCCCGCGTGTGAAACAATTAAAGATTGGGCACCAAAGCAAGGGTAAAGAGACCGAAGCCCAATCTGCCCAAAGCAAGGGGAAGGGGACCGAGGCCCAATCCTCGCCAAGCGCCTGGCTTCCCgccccaatgctccacggggGGCCACTGCTGGAAACCGCGTCCATGAGGGACCTTGGAGATGGCGAGGGCGGTTATGTGGCCGACGCTTTAGGGAGAACCATGCTACTTCCCACCGACGTGGAtgagttgaagaaaatgaggataCAGGAGGTTTTCCTCAGTATGAAGAGGTACTTGGGTATG GCTCTCCAGGCCACCCATAGGATGGAGGAGGAAGTTAACAAGCAGAGTAAGGCCACCGAGAATGAACGCTCCAAACGCATATGCGCCGCGCGGACTCTCAAAACTTCCGAGGACGACCTCGCAAAGGCTAAAGAGACCTTAAAGGAGGCTATCCGAGAGAGGGATAGCACCTCAGCGGGTTTAGATGGTGcccaaaaacaggccgaggaaCAGACAAAACGTCTACTCGAAGCCGAGGATCAGTTTCAAATAGCCAAGAAGCAGATCAGTGATTTGACGAAAAGACTGATCATGGCAGAAAATGCTAAAGGTGTGGCGGAGTATGCCCGGGACGAAGCCGTGAGGGCCAAGCAAGAGGTTGAGTTTGCCAGAAATGAGGCTGAAGCTGCTAAGGACCAGGCCGAGGATGAGGGTTACAATACGGGG GAAGAGGCCTTAAAGCGAGCTGGGGTGGATGCTTCGTGTGATTTGTGGAAGGCGGAGAGCATATTTTACCCTCCAGCCATCCTCGAGGTCGCCTCCGCCAGCTCCCAAGCTGTGAGCAATCAACACGAGGCAGGGGTTACTCAGTTAGAAGTTGCACAGACCAGCGTCCCTCCTGGCGAGTCGCTTAAAGGGGGAGAGCTTCATGATGTGATAGAAGCACCTGGAAGTATAGATCCTGAGGTGCCCAAAGAGGATGCCGAGCCTACGGTCAACGCTCAGATCCCTGATGCCGACGAGCCAGCCCTCCTTGCCCAGCCCTTGCAGGCAATTCCCCTCACTAAGGTCCCCAAGAGTACCGACACCGATCCTGCTCAGCCTTCCCCAAAAGGGACTGTCATCCAAGGCGTCGAAGCTAATCCTGTTCGGCCTTCCCAGGATGTGGCCGACATAGAATTGAAGAAGTAG